One stretch of Eupeodes corollae chromosome 2, idEupCoro1.1, whole genome shotgun sequence DNA includes these proteins:
- the LOC129948012 gene encoding armadillo segment polarity protein isoform X4 → MSYLPPQNRTMPHNQYNPPDLPMVSSKEQTLMWQQNSYLSDSGIHSGAVTQVPSLSGKEDEEMEGDPLMFDLDQGFPQNFTQDQVDDMNQQLSQTRSQRVRAAMFPETLEEGIEIPSTQFDPQQPTAVQRLSEPSQMLKHAVVNLINYQDDAELATRAIPELIKLLNDEDQVVVSQAAMMVHQLSKKEASRHAIMNSPQMVAALVRAISNSNDLETTKGAVGTLHNLSHHRQGLLAIFKSGGIPALVKLLSSPVESVLFYAITTLHNLLLHQDGSKMAVRLAGGLQKMVTLLQRNNVKFLAIVTDCLQILAYGNQESKLIILASGGPNELVRIMRSYDYEKLLWTTSRVLKVLSVCSSNKPAIVDAGGMQALAMHLGNPSQRLVQNCLWTLRNLSDAATKVEGLEALLQSLVQVLASTDVNVVTCAAGILSNLTCNNQRNKATVCQVGGVDALVRTIINAGDREEITEPAVCALRHLTSRHVDSELAQNAVRLNYGLSVIVKLLHPPSRWPLIKAVIGLIRNLALCPANHAPLREHGAIHHLVRLLMRAFQDTERQRSSVASTGSQQPSAYADGVRMEEIVEGTVGALHILARESHNRALIRQQAVIPIFVRLLFNEIENIQRVAAGVLCELAADKEGAEIIEQEGATGPLTDLLHSRNEGVATYAAAVLFRMSEDKPQDYKKRLSIELTNSLLREDNNIWGNADLGMGPDLQLSQPNIYHH, encoded by the exons ATGAGTTATTTGCCTCCCCAAAATCGAACCA TGCCGCATAATCAATACAATCCACCGGACTTACCAATGGTATCGTCTAAGGAGCAAACGCTTATGTGGCAACAAAACTCGTATTTGAGTGATTCCGGTATCCATTCGGGTGCTGTGACGCAAGTGCCCTCGTTGAGTGGCAAGGAAGATGAAGAAATGGAAGGTGACCCATTGATGTTTGATCTGGACCAGGGTTTTCCCCAGAATTTCACCCAGGATCAAGTTGACGATATGAATCAGCAATTGAGCCAGACACGTTCTCAGCGTGTGCGGGCAGCAATGTTCCCTGAGACACTTGAAGAAGGTATTGAGATCCCATCGACTCAGTTCGATCCGCAACAACCCACAGCTGTTCAGCGTTTATCTGAACCGTCGCAAATGCTTAAACATGCCGTGGTCAATCTAATCAattatcaggatgacgctgaACTTGCAACCCGAGCAATTCCCGAACTCATCAAACTTTTGAACGATGAAGATCAAGTTGTTGTCTCGCAGGCAGCTATGATGGTCCATCAATTGTCAAAGAAGGAGGCTTCTCGTCATGCCATCATGAACAGCCCCCAAATGGTGGCTGCTTTAGTACGTGCCATTTCGAACAGCAACGATCTGGAGACAACCAAGGGAGCCGTAGGAACCCTACACAATTTGTCACACCATAGACAAGGCCTGTTGGCGATTTTCAAGAGCGGGGGCATTCCAGCACTGGTTAAATTGCTCTCTTCGCCTGTTGAATCTGTTCTCTTTTATGCCATTACCACTTTGCACAATTTGCTTCTGCACCAGGACGGCTCAAAAATGGCCGTGCGTCTAGCTGGGGGCCTCCAGAAGATGGTCACCCTGTTGCAGCGTAACAATGTGAAATTCTTAGCCATTGTCACTGATTGCTTGCAAATTCTGGCTTATGGCAATCAAGAGAGCAAGTTGATAATTTTGGCTTCCGGTGGACCGAACGAGTTGGTTCGCATAATGCGTTCGTATGACTACGAGAAGCTCTTGTGGACAACATCGCGAGTGTTGAAGGTATTGTCTGTCTGTTCAAGCAATAAACCAGCTATTGTTGATGCTGGTGGGATGCAAGCTTTGGCCATGCATTTGGGCAATCCATCACAGCGTTTGGTGCAGAATTGTCTCTGGACTCTGCGAAATTTGTCGGACGCAGCAACCAAAGTTGAGGGACTGGAGGCTCTTCTGCAGAGCTTGGTTCAAGTTTTGGCTTCCACAGACGTTAATGTTGTTACTTGTGCAGCTGGCATTCTCTCCAACTTAACTTGCAACAATCAACGCAACAAGGCAACCGTCTGCCAAGTTGGTGGAGTCGATGCTCTTGTTCGTACTATCATCAATGCAGGCGACCGTGAAGAAATTACCGAGCCTGCTGTATGTGCTCTTCGTCATTTGACTTCGCGCCACGTTGACTCCGAGCTAGCCCAAAATGCAGTTCGTTTGAATTATGGATTATCAGTAATTGTTAAGCTGTTGCATCCTCCATCCCGTTGGCCACTCATTAAGGCAGTTATTGGTTTAATTCGTAATCTGGCACTTTGTCCAGCAAACCATGCACCATTGCGTGAGCACGGTGCCATACACCACTTGGTTAGACTCCTAATGAGGGCATTCCAAGACACAGAGAGg CAACGTTCTTCGGTTGCAAGCACAGGTTCACAGCAACCGAGTGCATACGCTGATGGTGTACGCATGGAGGAGATTGTTGAAGGCACTGTTGGTGCATTACATATTCTCGCTAGAGAATCACATAATAGAGCACTTATTCGCCAGCAGGCTGTTATTCCCATCTTTGTTCGCTTGTTATTCaacgaaattgaaaatattcag CGCGTTGCTGCTGGAGTACTTTGTGAGTTGGCTGCTGATAAAGAAGGAGCAGAGATAATCGAGCAAGAAGGTGCCACTGGGCCCTTAACCGATCTATTGCATTCAAGAAACGAAGGTGTAGCTACATACGCTGCAGCCGTTCTATTCCGCATGAGCGAAGACAAACCCCAAGATTACAAGAAACGTTTGTCTATTGAGTTAACAAATTCTCTTTTAAGAGAAGATAACAATATATGGGGCAATGCTGATCTCGGAATGGGACCAGACTTACAG CTAAGCCAGCCTAACATATATCatcactaa
- the LOC129948012 gene encoding armadillo segment polarity protein isoform X3, with protein sequence MSYLPPQNRTMPHNQYNPPDLPMVSSKEQTLMWQQNSYLSDSGIHSGAVTQVPSLSGKEDEEMEGDPLMFDLDQGFPQNFTQDQVDDMNQQLSQTRSQRVRAAMFPETLEEGIEIPSTQFDPQQPTAVQRLSEPSQMLKHAVVNLINYQDDAELATRAIPELIKLLNDEDQVVVSQAAMMVHQLSKKEASRHAIMNSPQMVAALVRAISNSNDLETTKGAVGTLHNLSHHRQGLLAIFKSGGIPALVKLLSSPVESVLFYAITTLHNLLLHQDGSKMAVRLAGGLQKMVTLLQRNNVKFLAIVTDCLQILAYGNQESKLIILASGGPNELVRIMRSYDYEKLLWTTSRVLKVLSVCSSNKPAIVDAGGMQALAMHLGNPSQRLVQNCLWTLRNLSDAATKVEGLEALLQSLVQVLASTDVNVVTCAAGILSNLTCNNQRNKATVCQVGGVDALVRTIINAGDREEITEPAVCALRHLTSRHVDSELAQNAVRLNYGLSVIVKLLHPPSRWPLIKAVIGLIRNLALCPANHAPLREHGAIHHLVRLLMRAFQDTERQRSSVASTGSQQPSAYADGVRMEEIVEGTVGALHILARESHNRALIRQQAVIPIFVRLLFNEIENIQRVAAGVLCELAADKEGAEIIEQEGATGPLTDLLHSRNEGVATYAAAVLFRMSEDKPQDYKKRLSIELTNSLLREDNNIWGNADLGMGPDLQDMLGPEQAYEGLYGQGPPSVHSSHGGRAFQQAKPA encoded by the exons ATGAGTTATTTGCCTCCCCAAAATCGAACCA TGCCGCATAATCAATACAATCCACCGGACTTACCAATGGTATCGTCTAAGGAGCAAACGCTTATGTGGCAACAAAACTCGTATTTGAGTGATTCCGGTATCCATTCGGGTGCTGTGACGCAAGTGCCCTCGTTGAGTGGCAAGGAAGATGAAGAAATGGAAGGTGACCCATTGATGTTTGATCTGGACCAGGGTTTTCCCCAGAATTTCACCCAGGATCAAGTTGACGATATGAATCAGCAATTGAGCCAGACACGTTCTCAGCGTGTGCGGGCAGCAATGTTCCCTGAGACACTTGAAGAAGGTATTGAGATCCCATCGACTCAGTTCGATCCGCAACAACCCACAGCTGTTCAGCGTTTATCTGAACCGTCGCAAATGCTTAAACATGCCGTGGTCAATCTAATCAattatcaggatgacgctgaACTTGCAACCCGAGCAATTCCCGAACTCATCAAACTTTTGAACGATGAAGATCAAGTTGTTGTCTCGCAGGCAGCTATGATGGTCCATCAATTGTCAAAGAAGGAGGCTTCTCGTCATGCCATCATGAACAGCCCCCAAATGGTGGCTGCTTTAGTACGTGCCATTTCGAACAGCAACGATCTGGAGACAACCAAGGGAGCCGTAGGAACCCTACACAATTTGTCACACCATAGACAAGGCCTGTTGGCGATTTTCAAGAGCGGGGGCATTCCAGCACTGGTTAAATTGCTCTCTTCGCCTGTTGAATCTGTTCTCTTTTATGCCATTACCACTTTGCACAATTTGCTTCTGCACCAGGACGGCTCAAAAATGGCCGTGCGTCTAGCTGGGGGCCTCCAGAAGATGGTCACCCTGTTGCAGCGTAACAATGTGAAATTCTTAGCCATTGTCACTGATTGCTTGCAAATTCTGGCTTATGGCAATCAAGAGAGCAAGTTGATAATTTTGGCTTCCGGTGGACCGAACGAGTTGGTTCGCATAATGCGTTCGTATGACTACGAGAAGCTCTTGTGGACAACATCGCGAGTGTTGAAGGTATTGTCTGTCTGTTCAAGCAATAAACCAGCTATTGTTGATGCTGGTGGGATGCAAGCTTTGGCCATGCATTTGGGCAATCCATCACAGCGTTTGGTGCAGAATTGTCTCTGGACTCTGCGAAATTTGTCGGACGCAGCAACCAAAGTTGAGGGACTGGAGGCTCTTCTGCAGAGCTTGGTTCAAGTTTTGGCTTCCACAGACGTTAATGTTGTTACTTGTGCAGCTGGCATTCTCTCCAACTTAACTTGCAACAATCAACGCAACAAGGCAACCGTCTGCCAAGTTGGTGGAGTCGATGCTCTTGTTCGTACTATCATCAATGCAGGCGACCGTGAAGAAATTACCGAGCCTGCTGTATGTGCTCTTCGTCATTTGACTTCGCGCCACGTTGACTCCGAGCTAGCCCAAAATGCAGTTCGTTTGAATTATGGATTATCAGTAATTGTTAAGCTGTTGCATCCTCCATCCCGTTGGCCACTCATTAAGGCAGTTATTGGTTTAATTCGTAATCTGGCACTTTGTCCAGCAAACCATGCACCATTGCGTGAGCACGGTGCCATACACCACTTGGTTAGACTCCTAATGAGGGCATTCCAAGACACAGAGAGg CAACGTTCTTCGGTTGCAAGCACAGGTTCACAGCAACCGAGTGCATACGCTGATGGTGTACGCATGGAGGAGATTGTTGAAGGCACTGTTGGTGCATTACATATTCTCGCTAGAGAATCACATAATAGAGCACTTATTCGCCAGCAGGCTGTTATTCCCATCTTTGTTCGCTTGTTATTCaacgaaattgaaaatattcag CGCGTTGCTGCTGGAGTACTTTGTGAGTTGGCTGCTGATAAAGAAGGAGCAGAGATAATCGAGCAAGAAGGTGCCACTGGGCCCTTAACCGATCTATTGCATTCAAGAAACGAAGGTGTAGCTACATACGCTGCAGCCGTTCTATTCCGCATGAGCGAAGACAAACCCCAAGATTACAAGAAACGTTTGTCTATTGAGTTAACAAATTCTCTTTTAAGAGAAGATAACAATATATGGGGCAATGCTGATCTCGGAATGGGACCAGACTTACAG gatATGCTTGGACCAGAACAAGCATATGAGGGCTTGTATGGGCAAGGCCCTCCGAGCGTACACAGCTCACATGGAGGTCGAGCATTTCAACAAG CTAAGCCAGCCTAA
- the LOC129948012 gene encoding armadillo segment polarity protein isoform X2 yields MSYLPPQNRTMPHNQYNPPDLPMVSSKEQTLMWQQNSYLSDSGIHSGAVTQVPSLSGKEDEEMEGDPLMFDLDQGFPQNFTQDQVDDMNQQLSQTRSQRVRAAMFPETLEEGIEIPSTQFDPQQPTAVQRLSEPSQMLKHAVVNLINYQDDAELATRAIPELIKLLNDEDQVVVSQAAMMVHQLSKKEASRHAIMNSPQMVAALVRAISNSNDLETTKGAVGTLHNLSHHRQGLLAIFKSGGIPALVKLLSSPVESVLFYAITTLHNLLLHQDGSKMAVRLAGGLQKMVTLLQRNNVKFLAIVTDCLQILAYGNQESKLIILASGGPNELVRIMRSYDYEKLLWTTSRVLKVLSVCSSNKPAIVDAGGMQALAMHLGNPSQRLVQNCLWTLRNLSDAATKVEGLEALLQSLVQVLASTDVNVVTCAAGILSNLTCNNQRNKATVCQVGGVDALVRTIINAGDREEITEPAVCALRHLTSRHVDSELAQNAVRLNYGLSVIVKLLHPPSRWPLIKAVIGLIRNLALCPANHAPLREHGAIHHLVRLLMRAFQDTERQRSSVASTGSQQPSAYADGVRMEEIVEGTVGALHILARESHNRALIRQQAVIPIFVRLLFNEIENIQRVAAGVLCELAADKEGAEIIEQEGATGPLTDLLHSRNEGVATYAAAVLFRMSEDKPQDYKKRLSIELTNSLLREDNNIWGNADLGMGPDLQDMLGPEQAYEGLYGQGPPSVHSSHGGRAFQQDSMQGLEISSPVGATPGGAPTSPYSMDMDVGEIGAGELNFDLDAMPTPPNDNNNLAAWYDTDC; encoded by the exons ATGAGTTATTTGCCTCCCCAAAATCGAACCA TGCCGCATAATCAATACAATCCACCGGACTTACCAATGGTATCGTCTAAGGAGCAAACGCTTATGTGGCAACAAAACTCGTATTTGAGTGATTCCGGTATCCATTCGGGTGCTGTGACGCAAGTGCCCTCGTTGAGTGGCAAGGAAGATGAAGAAATGGAAGGTGACCCATTGATGTTTGATCTGGACCAGGGTTTTCCCCAGAATTTCACCCAGGATCAAGTTGACGATATGAATCAGCAATTGAGCCAGACACGTTCTCAGCGTGTGCGGGCAGCAATGTTCCCTGAGACACTTGAAGAAGGTATTGAGATCCCATCGACTCAGTTCGATCCGCAACAACCCACAGCTGTTCAGCGTTTATCTGAACCGTCGCAAATGCTTAAACATGCCGTGGTCAATCTAATCAattatcaggatgacgctgaACTTGCAACCCGAGCAATTCCCGAACTCATCAAACTTTTGAACGATGAAGATCAAGTTGTTGTCTCGCAGGCAGCTATGATGGTCCATCAATTGTCAAAGAAGGAGGCTTCTCGTCATGCCATCATGAACAGCCCCCAAATGGTGGCTGCTTTAGTACGTGCCATTTCGAACAGCAACGATCTGGAGACAACCAAGGGAGCCGTAGGAACCCTACACAATTTGTCACACCATAGACAAGGCCTGTTGGCGATTTTCAAGAGCGGGGGCATTCCAGCACTGGTTAAATTGCTCTCTTCGCCTGTTGAATCTGTTCTCTTTTATGCCATTACCACTTTGCACAATTTGCTTCTGCACCAGGACGGCTCAAAAATGGCCGTGCGTCTAGCTGGGGGCCTCCAGAAGATGGTCACCCTGTTGCAGCGTAACAATGTGAAATTCTTAGCCATTGTCACTGATTGCTTGCAAATTCTGGCTTATGGCAATCAAGAGAGCAAGTTGATAATTTTGGCTTCCGGTGGACCGAACGAGTTGGTTCGCATAATGCGTTCGTATGACTACGAGAAGCTCTTGTGGACAACATCGCGAGTGTTGAAGGTATTGTCTGTCTGTTCAAGCAATAAACCAGCTATTGTTGATGCTGGTGGGATGCAAGCTTTGGCCATGCATTTGGGCAATCCATCACAGCGTTTGGTGCAGAATTGTCTCTGGACTCTGCGAAATTTGTCGGACGCAGCAACCAAAGTTGAGGGACTGGAGGCTCTTCTGCAGAGCTTGGTTCAAGTTTTGGCTTCCACAGACGTTAATGTTGTTACTTGTGCAGCTGGCATTCTCTCCAACTTAACTTGCAACAATCAACGCAACAAGGCAACCGTCTGCCAAGTTGGTGGAGTCGATGCTCTTGTTCGTACTATCATCAATGCAGGCGACCGTGAAGAAATTACCGAGCCTGCTGTATGTGCTCTTCGTCATTTGACTTCGCGCCACGTTGACTCCGAGCTAGCCCAAAATGCAGTTCGTTTGAATTATGGATTATCAGTAATTGTTAAGCTGTTGCATCCTCCATCCCGTTGGCCACTCATTAAGGCAGTTATTGGTTTAATTCGTAATCTGGCACTTTGTCCAGCAAACCATGCACCATTGCGTGAGCACGGTGCCATACACCACTTGGTTAGACTCCTAATGAGGGCATTCCAAGACACAGAGAGg CAACGTTCTTCGGTTGCAAGCACAGGTTCACAGCAACCGAGTGCATACGCTGATGGTGTACGCATGGAGGAGATTGTTGAAGGCACTGTTGGTGCATTACATATTCTCGCTAGAGAATCACATAATAGAGCACTTATTCGCCAGCAGGCTGTTATTCCCATCTTTGTTCGCTTGTTATTCaacgaaattgaaaatattcag CGCGTTGCTGCTGGAGTACTTTGTGAGTTGGCTGCTGATAAAGAAGGAGCAGAGATAATCGAGCAAGAAGGTGCCACTGGGCCCTTAACCGATCTATTGCATTCAAGAAACGAAGGTGTAGCTACATACGCTGCAGCCGTTCTATTCCGCATGAGCGAAGACAAACCCCAAGATTACAAGAAACGTTTGTCTATTGAGTTAACAAATTCTCTTTTAAGAGAAGATAACAATATATGGGGCAATGCTGATCTCGGAATGGGACCAGACTTACAG gatATGCTTGGACCAGAACAAGCATATGAGGGCTTGTATGGGCAAGGCCCTCCGAGCGTACACAGCTCACATGGAGGTCGAGCATTTCAACAAG
- the LOC129948012 gene encoding armadillo segment polarity protein isoform X1, whose translation MSYLPPQNRTMPHNQYNPPDLPMVSSKEQTLMWQQNSYLSDSGIHSGAVTQVPSLSGKEDEEMEGDPLMFDLDQGFPQNFTQDQVDDMNQQLSQTRSQRVRAAMFPETLEEGIEIPSTQFDPQQPTAVQRLSEPSQMLKHAVVNLINYQDDAELATRAIPELIKLLNDEDQVVVSQAAMMVHQLSKKEASRHAIMNSPQMVAALVRAISNSNDLETTKGAVGTLHNLSHHRQGLLAIFKSGGIPALVKLLSSPVESVLFYAITTLHNLLLHQDGSKMAVRLAGGLQKMVTLLQRNNVKFLAIVTDCLQILAYGNQESKLIILASGGPNELVRIMRSYDYEKLLWTTSRVLKVLSVCSSNKPAIVDAGGMQALAMHLGNPSQRLVQNCLWTLRNLSDAATKVEGLEALLQSLVQVLASTDVNVVTCAAGILSNLTCNNQRNKATVCQVGGVDALVRTIINAGDREEITEPAVCALRHLTSRHVDSELAQNAVRLNYGLSVIVKLLHPPSRWPLIKAVIGLIRNLALCPANHAPLREHGAIHHLVRLLMRAFQDTERQRSSVASTGSQQPSAYADGVRMEEIVEGTVGALHILARESHNRALIRQQAVIPIFVRLLFNEIENIQRVAAGVLCELAADKEGAEIIEQEGATGPLTDLLHSRNEGVATYAAAVLFRMSEDKPQDYKKRLSIELTNSLLREDNNIWGNADLGMGPDLQDMLGPEQAYEGLYGQGPPSVHSSHGGRAFQQGYDTLPIDSMQGLEISSPVGATPGGAPTSPYSMDMDVGEIGAGELNFDLDAMPTPPNDNNNLAAWYDTDC comes from the exons ATGAGTTATTTGCCTCCCCAAAATCGAACCA TGCCGCATAATCAATACAATCCACCGGACTTACCAATGGTATCGTCTAAGGAGCAAACGCTTATGTGGCAACAAAACTCGTATTTGAGTGATTCCGGTATCCATTCGGGTGCTGTGACGCAAGTGCCCTCGTTGAGTGGCAAGGAAGATGAAGAAATGGAAGGTGACCCATTGATGTTTGATCTGGACCAGGGTTTTCCCCAGAATTTCACCCAGGATCAAGTTGACGATATGAATCAGCAATTGAGCCAGACACGTTCTCAGCGTGTGCGGGCAGCAATGTTCCCTGAGACACTTGAAGAAGGTATTGAGATCCCATCGACTCAGTTCGATCCGCAACAACCCACAGCTGTTCAGCGTTTATCTGAACCGTCGCAAATGCTTAAACATGCCGTGGTCAATCTAATCAattatcaggatgacgctgaACTTGCAACCCGAGCAATTCCCGAACTCATCAAACTTTTGAACGATGAAGATCAAGTTGTTGTCTCGCAGGCAGCTATGATGGTCCATCAATTGTCAAAGAAGGAGGCTTCTCGTCATGCCATCATGAACAGCCCCCAAATGGTGGCTGCTTTAGTACGTGCCATTTCGAACAGCAACGATCTGGAGACAACCAAGGGAGCCGTAGGAACCCTACACAATTTGTCACACCATAGACAAGGCCTGTTGGCGATTTTCAAGAGCGGGGGCATTCCAGCACTGGTTAAATTGCTCTCTTCGCCTGTTGAATCTGTTCTCTTTTATGCCATTACCACTTTGCACAATTTGCTTCTGCACCAGGACGGCTCAAAAATGGCCGTGCGTCTAGCTGGGGGCCTCCAGAAGATGGTCACCCTGTTGCAGCGTAACAATGTGAAATTCTTAGCCATTGTCACTGATTGCTTGCAAATTCTGGCTTATGGCAATCAAGAGAGCAAGTTGATAATTTTGGCTTCCGGTGGACCGAACGAGTTGGTTCGCATAATGCGTTCGTATGACTACGAGAAGCTCTTGTGGACAACATCGCGAGTGTTGAAGGTATTGTCTGTCTGTTCAAGCAATAAACCAGCTATTGTTGATGCTGGTGGGATGCAAGCTTTGGCCATGCATTTGGGCAATCCATCACAGCGTTTGGTGCAGAATTGTCTCTGGACTCTGCGAAATTTGTCGGACGCAGCAACCAAAGTTGAGGGACTGGAGGCTCTTCTGCAGAGCTTGGTTCAAGTTTTGGCTTCCACAGACGTTAATGTTGTTACTTGTGCAGCTGGCATTCTCTCCAACTTAACTTGCAACAATCAACGCAACAAGGCAACCGTCTGCCAAGTTGGTGGAGTCGATGCTCTTGTTCGTACTATCATCAATGCAGGCGACCGTGAAGAAATTACCGAGCCTGCTGTATGTGCTCTTCGTCATTTGACTTCGCGCCACGTTGACTCCGAGCTAGCCCAAAATGCAGTTCGTTTGAATTATGGATTATCAGTAATTGTTAAGCTGTTGCATCCTCCATCCCGTTGGCCACTCATTAAGGCAGTTATTGGTTTAATTCGTAATCTGGCACTTTGTCCAGCAAACCATGCACCATTGCGTGAGCACGGTGCCATACACCACTTGGTTAGACTCCTAATGAGGGCATTCCAAGACACAGAGAGg CAACGTTCTTCGGTTGCAAGCACAGGTTCACAGCAACCGAGTGCATACGCTGATGGTGTACGCATGGAGGAGATTGTTGAAGGCACTGTTGGTGCATTACATATTCTCGCTAGAGAATCACATAATAGAGCACTTATTCGCCAGCAGGCTGTTATTCCCATCTTTGTTCGCTTGTTATTCaacgaaattgaaaatattcag CGCGTTGCTGCTGGAGTACTTTGTGAGTTGGCTGCTGATAAAGAAGGAGCAGAGATAATCGAGCAAGAAGGTGCCACTGGGCCCTTAACCGATCTATTGCATTCAAGAAACGAAGGTGTAGCTACATACGCTGCAGCCGTTCTATTCCGCATGAGCGAAGACAAACCCCAAGATTACAAGAAACGTTTGTCTATTGAGTTAACAAATTCTCTTTTAAGAGAAGATAACAATATATGGGGCAATGCTGATCTCGGAATGGGACCAGACTTACAG gatATGCTTGGACCAGAACAAGCATATGAGGGCTTGTATGGGCAAGGCCCTCCGAGCGTACACAGCTCACATGGAGGTCGAGCATTTCAACAAG